A part of Chryseobacterium shigense genomic DNA contains:
- a CDS encoding MBL fold metallo-hydrolase → MLKKKLLSLVAMLGFVSILLAGNLKIKVYNPGAKAIFPITSTIIYGDKDAMLIDAQFQKQYAEQLVKEIKATGKNLKTVFISHSDPDFYFGLDVIKKAFPNVKIISTAQTAYLISASKDDKMAVWKPQLKEDAPSEIIIPEAVNAIPDLEGNKIEIKQNAEDPAHSFVWIPSLKTVAGGISVSVDSHIWMADTQNIKAIDQWIGQIDAMKALKPEQVVPSHFAKQSLSPQSLDFVKNYLENYKKAVTENKTSSAVTDFMVKKYPDLHGKEELEMGAKVFFGEMNWDLKSPYPAIGKKVEADFGTLKFMLDFKDNKEMTFTGVSENVKGSTDTVQYTAVEVAKNVFMVYWHEPKLGSDVTHIQDYNKNIIYTNIAEPNGTFTHLKGTLKILK, encoded by the coding sequence ATGTTAAAAAAGAAATTATTATCATTGGTAGCGATGCTGGGGTTTGTAAGCATCCTTCTGGCAGGAAATCTGAAGATTAAAGTTTACAATCCCGGGGCCAAAGCTATCTTTCCTATTACCTCCACTATTATTTACGGGGATAAAGATGCTATGCTTATTGATGCCCAGTTTCAGAAGCAGTATGCAGAACAGCTGGTAAAAGAAATTAAGGCAACAGGAAAAAATCTGAAAACGGTTTTTATTTCCCACAGTGACCCGGATTTTTATTTCGGACTTGATGTAATCAAAAAAGCATTTCCAAACGTAAAAATCATTTCAACAGCACAGACTGCTTATCTTATATCTGCTTCAAAGGATGATAAAATGGCGGTATGGAAACCACAGCTGAAAGAAGATGCCCCTTCAGAGATTATTATTCCGGAAGCAGTTAATGCAATTCCGGATCTGGAAGGCAATAAAATTGAAATAAAACAGAATGCTGAAGATCCTGCCCACAGTTTTGTCTGGATTCCCTCTCTAAAAACTGTGGCAGGAGGTATTTCCGTTTCCGTAGATTCACATATCTGGATGGCAGATACACAGAATATCAAAGCAATCGATCAATGGATCGGGCAGATTGATGCCATGAAAGCATTAAAACCTGAACAGGTAGTACCTTCGCACTTTGCAAAACAGTCTTTGTCTCCTCAGTCCCTTGATTTCGTTAAAAATTACCTGGAAAACTATAAAAAAGCAGTCACAGAAAATAAGACATCTTCCGCTGTTACAGATTTTATGGTAAAAAAATATCCTGACCTTCACGGAAAAGAAGAACTGGAAATGGGAGCAAAAGTTTTCTTTGGAGAAATGAATTGGGATCTGAAATCACCATATCCCGCCATTGGAAAGAAAGTGGAAGCCGATTTCGGAACACTTAAATTCATGCTGGATTTTAAAGACAATAAAGAAATGACCTTTACAGGAGTTTCCGAAAATGTAAAAGGCAGTACAGATACCGTACAGTATACTGCTGTAGAAGTGGCAAAAAATGTCTTTATGGTATACTGGCATGAACCCAAATTAGGCTCTGATGTTACCCACATTCAGGATTACAACAAAAATATAATTTATACCAATATTGCAGAACCGAACGGAACATTCACCCACTTGAAAGGAACTCTGAAGATTCTGAAATAA
- a CDS encoding M23 family metallopeptidase, whose product MKKFLNSKKNVNILLGGLLLVVFAQAILIARLFSEKDDKMYEVNLVKINTEKDSVDYLKMKTDLTMVDQTVAQLNSFLKSKDISNEKLMVLSKDSISNSIYLAKQANRYSQYLMNLQKKLMEVPLGMPTDGYISSNFGIRKNPIPFKTVFASVKSNTASESKPAVVVAAPKPEVKAEPVEKIIELTDSYGNKREVKVMVTPKAAPAAPAPTPAATTSTKAVAGNASAKAPVEKNNPPAEADQMQFHKGLDIAVAYGSDVRAAAAGTVIFSGQKGGYGNCVIVSHGNGLATLYGHLSQLVSKVNDKVKVGQVIAKSGNSGRSTGPHLHYEVHKNNTPVNPKLFMNL is encoded by the coding sequence ATGAAGAAATTTCTAAACAGCAAGAAGAACGTAAACATTCTCCTGGGAGGACTTTTACTAGTAGTTTTTGCGCAGGCTATCCTTATCGCCAGGTTATTTTCTGAAAAAGATGACAAAATGTACGAAGTGAACCTGGTAAAAATTAACACTGAAAAAGACAGTGTAGATTATTTGAAAATGAAAACAGATCTCACTATGGTGGATCAGACTGTAGCCCAGCTTAATTCATTCTTGAAGTCTAAAGATATCTCCAATGAAAAGCTGATGGTTCTCAGTAAAGACAGTATCTCAAATTCCATATACTTAGCTAAACAGGCCAACCGCTACAGCCAGTATTTAATGAATCTTCAGAAAAAACTGATGGAAGTTCCCCTGGGAATGCCAACAGACGGATATATTTCCTCCAATTTCGGCATCAGAAAAAACCCGATTCCTTTTAAAACGGTATTTGCTTCTGTAAAATCAAATACGGCTTCAGAATCTAAGCCGGCAGTAGTTGTTGCTGCTCCAAAGCCTGAAGTAAAAGCTGAGCCCGTTGAAAAAATCATTGAACTGACAGACAGCTATGGCAATAAAAGAGAAGTAAAGGTAATGGTAACTCCTAAAGCGGCTCCTGCTGCTCCGGCACCAACGCCTGCTGCGACAACATCAACGAAAGCTGTAGCCGGCAATGCTTCAGCAAAAGCTCCTGTGGAAAAGAACAATCCACCTGCTGAAGCTGATCAGATGCAGTTTCACAAAGGGCTGGATATTGCAGTTGCTTATGGTTCAGATGTAAGAGCTGCCGCTGCAGGAACTGTAATCTTTTCCGGACAGAAAGGAGGTTACGGAAACTGTGTTATTGTTTCTCACGGGAACGGGCTTGCCACGCTTTACGGCCACTTATCGCAATTGGTTTCAAAAGTAAATGATAAGGTAAAAGTGGGACAGGTTATCGCCAAGTCAGGAAACTCCGGGCGTTCTACAGGGCCTCACCTTCATTACGAAGTACATAAAAACAATACACCGGTTAATCCGAAATTGTTTATGAATTTATAA